In Rhodococcus sp. OK302, one genomic interval encodes:
- a CDS encoding SDR family NAD(P)-dependent oxidoreductase: protein MIDPQYYGPWAVIAGGSEGVGSSFADELSKIGINLVLIARKPGPLEETASKARANGVEVRTLALDLLVPDALDQIKAVTDDVEVGLLIFNAGANSYGHEFVSGEMDGFRGVIELNVHKQLELSHHFGALMKERGRGGIMLLGSMSGYMGSETQSIYSASKAFGRIFAESLWIELEPFGVHVLEFVLGVTRTPAMARMGLNFDIPGMNVSEPEDVAREGLEHLADGPLWVAGGNYEAVKKRNGFPRDKMVKGAAEAMRKLLNR from the coding sequence ATGATCGATCCTCAGTACTACGGCCCTTGGGCAGTCATCGCCGGCGGTTCCGAAGGTGTGGGCTCATCCTTCGCTGACGAGCTCAGCAAGATCGGCATCAACCTCGTGCTCATCGCCCGCAAGCCGGGCCCGCTCGAGGAGACCGCGTCGAAGGCTCGCGCCAACGGCGTCGAAGTACGCACTCTTGCACTGGATTTGCTCGTCCCCGACGCGCTCGACCAGATCAAGGCTGTCACCGACGACGTCGAGGTGGGCTTGCTCATCTTCAACGCCGGCGCAAACAGCTACGGCCACGAGTTCGTTTCCGGCGAGATGGACGGCTTCCGCGGCGTCATCGAGCTCAATGTCCACAAGCAGCTCGAACTCTCGCACCACTTCGGCGCATTGATGAAGGAACGCGGACGCGGCGGCATCATGCTGCTCGGTTCGATGTCCGGCTACATGGGCTCCGAAACACAGAGCATCTACTCGGCATCGAAGGCGTTCGGACGCATCTTCGCCGAGAGCCTGTGGATCGAACTCGAGCCGTTCGGCGTGCACGTCCTCGAATTCGTTCTGGGCGTCACCCGCACCCCTGCCATGGCTCGCATGGGCCTCAACTTCGACATCCCGGGCATGAATGTGTCCGAGCCCGAAGATGTTGCCCGCGAAGGCCTCGAGCACTTGGCTGACGGTCCGCTGTGGGTTGCCGGTGGCAACTACGAGGCCGTCAAGAAGCGCAACGGTTTCCCCCGCGACAAGATGGTCAAGGGCGCTGCCGAGGCTATGCGCAAGCTGCTCAACCGCTGA
- the hutH gene encoding histidine ammonia-lyase: MATDTLRNHEELTVNGKVVVGTGPVLPEDVVNVARHGFSVELSADSLAIIGETRLRIEALAQAPEPVYGVSTGFGALATRHIPVELRAQLQRSLVRSHAAGSGPEVEREVVRALMLLRLSTLATGRTGVRPVVAQAYAGMLSAGITPVVYEYGSLGCSGDLAPLSHVALAVIGEGTVRDANGQLMPAADALAKAGLQPVVLEEKEGLALINGTDGMLGMLVLACHDLDKLLRLCDITAAMSVEGLLGTDKVFAADLQALRPQTGQAVSAGNMRRVLANSGIVASHANDDCTVVQDAYSLRCAPQVAGGARDTLDHARRVAECELASAVDNPVVTLDGRVESNGNFHGAPVAYVLDFLAIVTADVASMSERRTDRFLDKSRSHGLPPFLAADPGVDSGHMIAQYTQAAIVSELKRLAAPASVDSIPSSAMQEDHVSMGWSSARKLRKSVDGLTRVLAIEALTAARALDFRKPLEPSPATGAVHALIREHVEGPGPDRYLAPEIEAVVVLAETGALLQCVEEVIGVLD; encoded by the coding sequence ATGGCTACAGATACCCTTCGAAACCACGAGGAGCTGACCGTGAACGGCAAAGTTGTGGTCGGAACCGGACCAGTCCTGCCCGAAGACGTAGTCAACGTCGCACGCCACGGCTTCAGCGTGGAACTCTCAGCAGATTCGCTGGCGATCATCGGTGAGACGCGGTTGAGGATCGAAGCTCTCGCCCAGGCACCCGAACCGGTCTACGGAGTATCCACAGGGTTCGGCGCCCTTGCGACGCGTCACATTCCGGTCGAGTTGCGAGCGCAACTGCAGCGCAGCCTCGTTCGCTCTCACGCGGCAGGTTCAGGCCCTGAGGTGGAGCGCGAAGTCGTTCGTGCGCTGATGTTGCTCAGGTTGTCGACCTTGGCGACCGGCCGCACCGGAGTTCGTCCGGTCGTCGCGCAAGCGTATGCCGGAATGCTCTCTGCCGGAATCACTCCGGTGGTGTACGAGTACGGAAGCCTCGGATGTTCCGGAGACCTGGCGCCGTTGTCGCACGTCGCCCTCGCGGTCATCGGAGAAGGCACGGTACGTGACGCGAACGGCCAGTTGATGCCGGCGGCAGACGCGCTGGCCAAAGCGGGTTTGCAACCGGTGGTGTTGGAGGAGAAGGAGGGATTGGCTCTCATCAACGGCACCGACGGCATGCTCGGCATGCTTGTTCTCGCCTGCCATGATCTCGACAAGCTCCTCCGGCTGTGCGACATCACTGCGGCCATGAGCGTCGAAGGATTGCTCGGAACGGACAAGGTCTTCGCTGCGGACCTGCAGGCCCTCCGTCCGCAAACCGGACAAGCTGTATCGGCCGGGAACATGCGTCGTGTACTTGCGAACTCGGGTATCGTCGCCAGCCATGCAAACGACGATTGCACCGTTGTGCAGGATGCCTACTCGCTGCGCTGCGCTCCCCAGGTTGCGGGAGGGGCCCGCGACACATTGGATCACGCCCGTCGCGTCGCTGAGTGCGAATTAGCAAGTGCTGTAGATAATCCCGTCGTTACGCTCGACGGCCGCGTCGAGTCCAACGGCAATTTTCACGGTGCACCGGTTGCCTATGTATTGGATTTCCTGGCCATCGTGACGGCAGATGTTGCGAGTATGAGCGAGCGGCGCACGGATCGCTTTCTCGACAAGTCTCGCAGTCACGGTCTGCCTCCGTTCCTGGCGGCGGACCCGGGCGTGGACAGCGGACACATGATCGCTCAGTACACACAGGCTGCGATCGTCTCCGAACTCAAGCGGTTGGCGGCTCCGGCGAGTGTCGACTCCATCCCGTCGTCGGCGATGCAGGAAGATCACGTGTCGATGGGTTGGTCTTCGGCACGCAAGTTGCGCAAATCGGTCGACGGGCTCACCCGAGTGCTGGCAATCGAGGCGCTCACAGCAGCGCGAGCTCTCGATTTCCGTAAACCGCTGGAGCCGTCTCCGGCAACAGGCGCTGTGCATGCACTTATTCGTGAGCATGTAGAAGGCCCCGGCCCGGACAGGTACCTTGCGCCGGAAATCGAGGCCGTCGTGGTTCTCGCCGAAACGGGCGCACTGCTCCAGTGCGTGGAAGAAGTCATCGGCGTACTGGACTGA
- a CDS encoding Rieske 2Fe-2S domain-containing protein produces MTINQSDRDEVREIQAGTAPTRFARGWHCIGLTESFKDGEPHSIEAFGTKLVVFADSEGSVKILDAYCRHMGGDLSQGTIKGDAIACPFHDWRWGGNGKCQKIPYARRVPPLAKTRAWHTLDQDGMLFVWNDPEGNPPPAEVTIPRIEGALSDEWSDWVWFTTTVDTNCREIVDNIVDMAHFFYVHYSFPTYFKNVFEGHVATQYMKGTARTDMRPHAAGTPQMLGSDSTASYFGPSFMVDDLIYQYEDYNIDSVLINCHYPVSADKFVLQYGIIVKKSDRFQGEAADAMAKNFGTFIAKGFEQDVEIWKNKTRIENPLLCEEDGPVYQLRRWYEQFYVDVADVAPEMTERFEFELDTARPVAAWKQEVEDNLAAKKAEADAAAAVR; encoded by the coding sequence GTGACGATCAATCAGTCCGACCGCGACGAGGTTCGCGAGATCCAAGCCGGAACCGCACCTACTCGCTTCGCACGTGGATGGCACTGCATTGGACTCACGGAGTCCTTCAAAGATGGAGAGCCGCACTCCATCGAAGCCTTCGGCACCAAGCTCGTCGTGTTCGCCGACAGTGAGGGCAGCGTCAAGATTCTCGACGCGTATTGCCGTCACATGGGTGGCGACCTGAGCCAGGGCACCATCAAGGGCGACGCCATCGCGTGTCCGTTCCACGACTGGCGTTGGGGCGGCAACGGCAAGTGCCAGAAGATCCCGTACGCACGCCGCGTGCCTCCTCTCGCGAAGACTCGCGCCTGGCACACCCTCGACCAGGACGGAATGCTCTTCGTCTGGAACGACCCCGAGGGCAACCCGCCGCCGGCCGAGGTGACCATCCCTCGTATCGAAGGCGCACTCTCCGACGAGTGGAGCGACTGGGTCTGGTTCACCACGACCGTCGACACCAACTGCCGCGAAATCGTCGACAACATCGTCGACATGGCGCACTTCTTCTACGTTCACTACTCCTTCCCGACGTACTTCAAGAACGTCTTCGAAGGCCACGTGGCGACGCAGTACATGAAGGGCACCGCCCGTACCGACATGCGTCCGCATGCCGCCGGCACTCCGCAGATGTTGGGCAGCGACTCCACAGCTTCGTACTTCGGTCCGTCCTTCATGGTCGACGACCTGATCTACCAGTACGAGGACTACAACATCGATTCCGTACTCATCAACTGCCACTACCCGGTCAGTGCGGACAAGTTCGTGCTCCAGTACGGCATCATCGTCAAGAAGTCGGACCGTTTCCAGGGTGAAGCTGCCGACGCGATGGCCAAGAACTTCGGCACGTTCATCGCCAAGGGCTTCGAGCAGGACGTCGAGATCTGGAAGAACAAGACTCGCATCGAAAACCCGCTCCTCTGCGAAGAAGACGGCCCTGTCTACCAGCTGCGTCGCTGGTACGAGCAGTTCTACGTCGACGTCGCCGATGTCGCTCCCGAGATGACCGAGCGTTTCGAGTTCGAACTCGACACCGCGCGTCCCGTCGCAGCCTGGAAGCAGGAAGTCGAAGACAACCTCGCGGCAAAGAAGGCCGAAGCAGATGCAGCAGCTGCAGTGCGCTGA
- the hsaA gene encoding 3-hydroxy-9,10-secoandrosta-1,3,5(10)-triene-9,17-dione monooxygenase oxygenase subunit has product MVNKVLSAVRDLLPKIAERAQKVDDSRKISDRTIRELGDAGVFKMLQPKRYGGAEGDPVQFFEVIRAISAACGSTGWVASVVGVHPWHLALFDDRAQADVWGDDPTTLISSAYAPVGRLTAVEGGYELTGSWGFSSGCEHATWALLGAMVVGMDGRPVDFMTVLVPRADYEIRDVWDVVGMRGTASNEIVVKKAFVPDHRLKRNYETAQLEGPGQLVNPGPLYKLPFGSIFTSAVAAPSVGIVAGCYEGYLEVMRERVRLSLGGGRFSEDQFAQVAVARASSEIDAAILQMDRNIREMYELAVAGQELPLSMRLRARRDQVRATERSVEAIDMLFKTAGGNSLSRGNPIERAWRDVHAGSVHVANEPERALALYGRAAFGLPVEDNLI; this is encoded by the coding sequence ATGGTCAACAAGGTTCTGAGCGCTGTTCGCGATCTGCTACCCAAGATCGCCGAGCGTGCCCAGAAAGTGGACGACTCCAGGAAGATATCCGACCGGACGATTCGTGAGCTCGGTGACGCCGGGGTGTTCAAGATGCTGCAACCGAAGCGCTACGGCGGAGCCGAAGGCGATCCCGTTCAGTTCTTCGAAGTTATCCGCGCGATTTCCGCTGCGTGTGGTTCGACGGGGTGGGTTGCGTCGGTGGTGGGAGTGCATCCGTGGCACCTGGCCTTGTTCGACGATCGAGCTCAAGCAGACGTGTGGGGCGATGACCCGACGACGCTCATCTCTTCGGCGTACGCGCCGGTCGGTCGATTGACGGCAGTGGAGGGCGGCTATGAACTGACCGGCAGTTGGGGATTCTCTTCGGGTTGTGAACATGCGACCTGGGCATTGCTGGGCGCGATGGTCGTGGGCATGGACGGGCGTCCCGTCGATTTCATGACGGTGCTGGTACCCCGAGCTGATTACGAGATTCGCGACGTCTGGGACGTCGTGGGTATGCGCGGAACGGCGAGCAACGAGATTGTCGTCAAGAAGGCATTTGTTCCGGATCATCGGTTGAAGCGCAATTACGAGACGGCTCAATTGGAAGGGCCAGGCCAGCTCGTGAACCCCGGTCCGCTCTACAAATTGCCTTTCGGAAGCATCTTCACGTCGGCGGTAGCGGCGCCTTCTGTGGGCATCGTCGCAGGTTGTTACGAGGGCTACCTCGAAGTGATGCGTGAACGTGTTCGCCTCAGCTTGGGCGGTGGACGGTTCAGCGAGGATCAGTTCGCTCAGGTGGCGGTGGCTCGTGCGTCGTCGGAAATCGATGCCGCGATTTTGCAGATGGATCGCAATATTCGTGAGATGTACGAACTCGCCGTGGCCGGCCAGGAGTTGCCGTTGTCGATGCGACTGCGCGCTCGACGCGACCAGGTTCGTGCGACGGAGCGTTCGGTGGAAGCGATCGACATGTTGTTCAAGACGGCCGGTGGAAACTCACTTTCGCGCGGTAACCCCATCGAGCGGGCATGGCGCGACGTTCATGCGGGCAGCGTGCATGTCGCGAACGAACCGGAACGCGCGTTGGCGTTGTACGGGCGGGCCGCTTTCGGTTTGCCGGTGGAAGACAACTTGATCTGA
- a CDS encoding nuclear transport factor 2 family protein: MSVDINTLLAEREITRSISQFARAMDARDWDELHRIMTPDATAELGTGTLSGPAEVVTAIRSFLDECGPTQHLIGNVLVDVDGDRATSRAYVSDMHLGTGSKAHLNFATLGDYHDSWARVDGTWRMTHRTKHSHGIRGSIEVLGAGPSGWRR, translated from the coding sequence ATGAGCGTCGATATCAACACTCTTCTCGCCGAACGCGAGATCACCCGCTCCATTTCCCAATTCGCTCGAGCCATGGACGCTCGCGATTGGGACGAACTTCACCGGATCATGACGCCGGACGCCACCGCCGAACTCGGTACCGGAACTCTGAGCGGTCCTGCCGAAGTTGTGACCGCCATCCGATCATTCCTCGACGAGTGCGGTCCCACCCAGCATTTGATCGGAAACGTGCTTGTCGACGTCGACGGTGACCGCGCCACCAGCCGTGCCTATGTCAGCGACATGCACTTGGGCACCGGCAGCAAAGCGCATCTGAACTTCGCCACCCTCGGCGATTATCACGATTCCTGGGCCCGGGTCGACGGCACGTGGCGAATGACGCACCGCACCAAGCATTCACACGGAATCCGCGGCTCCATCGAGGTTTTGGGCGCCGGACCCAGCGGCTGGCGTCGCTGA
- the hutC gene encoding histidine utilization repressor — protein MDRYVKMAMAEVDAQLAVLYRNSSADSAPAYERVKNLVVSQINSGQWPEGYQLPSENQLVGALGLSRMTINRALRELTTDGLIVRMMGVGTFVAAAKAASPLFEVKNIADEIQERGHRHRTEVVFIREETTDGKDSFIRDSLGRKVFHSLLVHFEDNVPIQVEERFVNPVEAPGYLTQDFTAITPNNYLSEVAPLVRGEHVVEAVLGSAEECKLLGIAKSEPCLLIRRRTWSATGLVSAARLIHPGSRNRLEGTFER, from the coding sequence ATGGACAGGTACGTGAAGATGGCGATGGCAGAGGTGGACGCGCAGCTTGCTGTGTTGTACCGCAATAGCAGTGCTGATTCGGCGCCGGCGTACGAGCGTGTGAAGAACCTGGTTGTGTCGCAGATTAATTCAGGTCAGTGGCCCGAGGGGTATCAGCTACCTTCGGAAAATCAACTGGTCGGTGCGCTCGGGCTTTCCCGGATGACTATCAACCGTGCACTACGTGAGCTCACCACCGACGGGCTGATCGTCCGAATGATGGGCGTCGGAACATTTGTTGCTGCGGCCAAAGCGGCTTCCCCGCTATTCGAGGTGAAGAACATCGCCGACGAAATTCAGGAGCGTGGTCACCGGCACCGAACCGAAGTGGTGTTCATTCGCGAGGAGACCACGGACGGCAAGGACTCGTTCATCCGCGATTCGTTGGGGCGAAAGGTTTTCCACTCGCTTTTGGTTCACTTCGAAGACAACGTCCCCATTCAGGTGGAGGAACGTTTCGTGAACCCAGTCGAGGCACCCGGTTATCTCACACAAGATTTCACGGCAATAACACCCAACAACTACCTCAGCGAAGTGGCTCCGTTGGTTCGAGGTGAACACGTGGTCGAAGCAGTGCTGGGTAGTGCAGAAGAGTGCAAGTTGCTGGGCATCGCCAAGTCGGAACCTTGCCTGCTGATTCGCCGCCGAACCTGGTCGGCCACAGGATTGGTGAGCGCAGCCAGGCTCATACATCCGGGATCGCGCAACCGGCTCGAAGGCACCTTCGAGCGTTGA
- a CDS encoding GDSL-type esterase/lipase family protein — protein MQKDTRVCFIGDSFVAGVGDPDHRGWAGRLASAVPGGPITSYNLGVRRQTTRDIEARWFVEAQARLPRGCDARVVFSCGVNDTTEEGGETRVERAESVSNLRSMTELAKRQGWQLWVVGPPPVFDELQNERTRMLDEDFAAMCEQQNIQYCSVFDDLRANELWMRQVAEGDGAHPGRGGYEVFTQLLTPTWLAWIEGSSATPAAGSGAQNLDGAADSV, from the coding sequence GTGCAAAAAGATACTCGTGTGTGTTTCATCGGCGACTCGTTTGTCGCGGGTGTGGGTGACCCTGACCACCGAGGCTGGGCCGGTCGGCTTGCGTCGGCTGTGCCGGGTGGTCCGATTACCAGCTACAACCTCGGAGTGCGTCGGCAGACAACGCGGGACATCGAAGCCCGCTGGTTTGTGGAAGCGCAAGCCCGGCTGCCTCGCGGTTGCGACGCCCGGGTGGTGTTCTCGTGCGGAGTTAACGATACGACGGAAGAGGGCGGCGAGACTCGGGTCGAACGTGCGGAGTCGGTATCCAATCTCCGCTCGATGACGGAATTGGCGAAACGACAGGGCTGGCAGTTGTGGGTAGTTGGTCCACCACCGGTCTTCGATGAATTACAGAACGAACGTACGCGAATGCTGGACGAGGACTTCGCCGCGATGTGCGAACAGCAGAATATTCAGTACTGCAGTGTTTTCGACGATCTTCGGGCGAACGAGCTCTGGATGCGGCAGGTGGCCGAGGGCGACGGAGCGCATCCGGGACGCGGCGGCTACGAGGTGTTCACGCAGTTGCTGACGCCGACCTGGTTGGCCTGGATCGAGGGAAGCTCAGCGACGCCAGCCGCTGGGTCCGGCGCCCAAAACCTCGATGGAGCCGCGGATTCCGTGTGA
- a CDS encoding GNAT family N-acetyltransferase yields the protein MQISVRPLSTDDLDRASEVLGEAFADYPWTNWCVAEDSHVERVTSLQRIYLEHMALPHGKAYIDAGGNGVAAFLPPDVPEPAGDVLAKIMELHGDRLERIVAAEEQLADLPVLENAWSLATIGTTPSSRGTGLGTALLKHGLAELDRTGQSCWLDTSTERNLPLYQRFGFTAVGHLTLGDGPEVWRMHRRRY from the coding sequence ATGCAGATCTCTGTTCGCCCGTTGTCTACCGATGACCTCGACCGTGCGTCGGAGGTGCTCGGCGAGGCCTTTGCCGACTATCCCTGGACCAACTGGTGTGTAGCGGAGGACTCTCACGTCGAACGAGTCACCTCGTTGCAGCGCATCTATCTCGAGCACATGGCGCTGCCGCACGGGAAGGCCTACATCGACGCGGGCGGCAACGGCGTCGCGGCATTCCTTCCTCCGGATGTGCCGGAGCCCGCCGGAGACGTACTGGCAAAGATCATGGAACTACACGGCGACAGGCTCGAACGGATCGTCGCCGCCGAGGAGCAGTTGGCAGACCTTCCGGTCCTCGAGAATGCCTGGTCGTTGGCCACAATCGGCACGACACCGTCCTCGCGTGGGACGGGACTGGGTACAGCGCTCCTGAAACATGGTTTGGCAGAACTTGATCGGACCGGGCAATCCTGCTGGCTCGACACATCCACCGAACGGAACCTGCCGTTGTATCAGCGATTCGGTTTCACTGCCGTTGGGCACCTGACGCTCGGTGACGGGCCTGAAGTCTGGCGCATGCACAGACGCCGGTATTAG
- a CDS encoding amino acid permease, whose translation MKASTDVLTRGLTARHIRFIALGSAIGTGLFYGSAAAIQQAGPSVLLAYLIGGLVIYIVLRALGEMSVSNPVSGSFGEYAHRYLGPFAGFVTGWTYTFEMIIVALADVTAFGVYMGFWFPEVPRWIWVLAIVFFIGAINLLSVKVFGEVEFWFTLIKVTAIVAMIVGGIAIIIFGFGIHDTSQGVSNLWSGGGFFATGFGGFIGCFAIVMFAFGGAEIIGVTAGEAENPETTIPRAINTVPVRIILFYVLTLAVIMVINPWQSIGSSGSPFVQIFQGLGIAPAATVLNVVVITAALSAINSDIFGAGRMMFGLAQAGHAPKVMGQVSRNGVPWMTVVIMTVALLLGVVLNYLIPDDVFLVIASIATFATVFVWLMILLSQLRSRRELTADETADLKFKVPFWPYAQFFAIGFLVFVIGVLAFMEDTRIALVVGVIWLVLLGAAYRLWVTPKLGNAAAGDKTVDDQATVVAEVK comes from the coding sequence GTGAAAGCCAGTACAGATGTTCTGACCAGGGGGCTGACGGCTCGACATATTCGGTTTATCGCATTGGGTTCGGCTATCGGGACCGGACTCTTCTACGGCTCCGCTGCCGCCATTCAGCAAGCCGGACCGTCGGTCTTGCTGGCCTACCTCATCGGTGGCCTGGTGATCTACATCGTTCTGCGGGCGCTCGGGGAAATGTCGGTGAGCAACCCCGTCTCCGGATCTTTCGGTGAATATGCGCACCGGTATCTCGGACCCTTCGCCGGTTTCGTGACCGGGTGGACGTATACGTTCGAAATGATCATCGTGGCACTCGCGGACGTCACCGCGTTCGGCGTCTACATGGGGTTCTGGTTTCCGGAAGTGCCACGGTGGATCTGGGTTTTGGCAATCGTGTTCTTCATCGGTGCCATTAACCTGCTGAGCGTCAAGGTCTTCGGTGAAGTGGAGTTCTGGTTCACCTTGATCAAGGTCACTGCCATCGTGGCGATGATCGTCGGCGGCATCGCCATCATCATCTTCGGTTTCGGTATCCATGACACCAGCCAGGGCGTGAGTAACCTGTGGTCGGGCGGAGGATTCTTCGCGACGGGGTTCGGCGGATTCATCGGGTGTTTCGCGATCGTGATGTTCGCTTTCGGCGGCGCCGAGATTATCGGCGTTACAGCCGGTGAAGCAGAAAACCCGGAGACGACCATCCCGCGTGCCATCAACACCGTGCCGGTCCGCATCATCCTGTTCTACGTGTTGACGCTGGCAGTGATCATGGTGATCAACCCGTGGCAGTCGATCGGTTCGTCCGGAAGTCCCTTTGTGCAGATTTTCCAAGGTCTGGGTATTGCACCTGCCGCTACTGTTCTGAACGTCGTCGTTATCACTGCAGCGCTGTCCGCGATCAACAGTGACATCTTCGGCGCCGGCCGAATGATGTTCGGTTTGGCGCAAGCAGGACATGCCCCGAAGGTTATGGGTCAGGTCTCACGCAACGGAGTCCCCTGGATGACCGTCGTGATCATGACCGTCGCATTGTTGCTCGGCGTTGTGCTGAACTACTTGATTCCGGACGACGTGTTCCTGGTTATCGCATCGATCGCTACCTTTGCCACCGTCTTCGTTTGGCTGATGATTCTGTTGTCCCAGTTGCGTTCTCGACGGGAATTGACTGCCGATGAGACCGCTGACCTGAAGTTCAAAGTCCCGTTCTGGCCGTATGCGCAATTCTTTGCAATCGGGTTCCTCGTCTTCGTTATCGGAGTGCTGGCGTTCATGGAAGACACGCGGATCGCGCTTGTCGTGGGCGTGATCTGGCTGGTGTTGCTCGGTGCGGCGTATCGACTGTGGGTGACTCCGAAGCTTGGCAACGCGGCGGCGGGAGACAAGACGGTTGACGATCAGGCGACGGTGGTTGCTGAAGTGAAATAA